Below is a window of Ovis aries strain OAR_USU_Benz2616 breed Rambouillet chromosome 20, ARS-UI_Ramb_v3.0, whole genome shotgun sequence DNA.
GTCTACAGAAAGAGAGTGAGAtgctcaaggacttccctggtggggctcagtggtaaagaatccacctgccaataaaagagacatgggttcgattcctggtttaggaagatcccctggaggaggaaatggcaactcactttagTGTTCTTACtttggaaatcccatagacagaggagcctggcgggctgtggtccatggggtcacaaagagtcgcacacaactcagcaactaaacaacaattcatCTACTGCCTTGGAACTCAATCTGATGGCTGACTCACATAGCAGCTCACACAGTAAGGACAAATGTCTCCTTTGGggagaaaaattttaagtttgtATGCCTTCTCATTACAGTGCAAAGCCTCGCTTGGTACCAATAGTCTTCTGTTTACTTTCCCTAAGACAGTATTGAATGCTCAAATTCGTGTGTTTTCTTCCAGTCCCAGAGTTGGATCAGCTTTCTGCACAAACTCTGCAGCCATCTGCTAAGGCTTGCCTCCAGTGCATAAACAAAGATGGCCACTGGCTAGAGAAGTGTGTGGCTGAGGCATGCAGAGCCTCTGGAATACCCATGGACCCTTTGAGGGATCTTCAGATAAGGCAATCTCAGTGACTCAAGGCCAGGCTTCCTAAGGGGCTCCAGAACTTAGTAGGATCCTTGTCTCTCTGATGCACTCCAAGAGCCCTGGCTGCTGTTCTCCCAGCCTTTTCCTACCCACTAGTCATGCTACAGCCCTCAGTATTCTAAAAGAAGTGGGTCTCTTTGGCAGCATCCCACACTGCCCAGGAAGCTGGGCACTCACTCCCTTGTCTCACTTTTCCTCATGGGAGAAGTCACAGGCCAAGAACATCTCTCTTGGCATGAACTGGGCCACCATGGGGGAGAGGTGACACAAGTAACGTGAAACTGTTCTTTGACCTTTGTCAATGCCTCCATCCCCAGAATCTCTGGATTCCTGGAGTTCCATAAAGAAAGTCTCAAAAATACCATTATTGGGGGAAAGAGGGTAGAAAACGTCTATTTCACCAATTTTATGACTTCACATTCTGTGTACACATTATTTTTCTGATATGCTTTAGTTCTTTGTGCATGTTTTACTTTACTTTCAaactgtatgcaagacaacaaaagagacacagatgtatagaacagtcttttggactctgtgggagagggagaaggtgggatgatttgggagaatggcattgaaacatgtatatcatataaaGAATGAATTGCcaatccaggttcgatacaggatacaggatgcttggggctggtgcacttggatgacccagagggatggtatggggagggaggtgggaggggggttcaggattgggaacacatgccgtggcagattcatgttgatgtatggcaaaaccaatacaatattgtaaactaattagcctccaatttaaataaataaatttaaattaaaaaaattgtactgatcactttaaaacatttttctacaAACTGTGAGAAgatattagaatttttaaatgtttttatttattatttcctagCTCTCATACTCTtctaagtttttaaataatttataattttggcTATTTTGTATCTACCAATTAATCTGTTCAAGAAAGATTATTAACTTAATTTCATCTGCATATAATAACACCCTTATTTTTAACCCatcatagtttatatatatacatatatatagcaaTTTCACATATTTGTATGTAATGTCTTCTATTAGCTTGTTTTTTTGTAAGACATAATAAACTGGGGCCAATTTCAGGATCCTCTCAGAGTCATAAGTAGGTAAAAATTACCTTTATCCTCCTCTGTGTAACTTCAGacattttattattcagttcagttcagttcagtccctcagtcatgtctgatctttgtgaccccgtgaaccgcagcacgccaggcctccctgtgcatcaccaacacccggagtccacccaaatccatgttcattgagtcggtgatgccatccaaccatctcatcctctgtcgtccccttctcttcctgccctcaatctttcccagcaccagggtcttttccaatgagtcaactcttcgcatgaggtggccaaagtattggagtttcaactttagcattagtccttccaatgaacactcaggactgatctcctctggatggattggttggatctccttgcagtccaagggactctcaagagtcttctccaacaccacatttcaaaagtatcagttctttgatgctcagctttctttatagtccaactctcacatttcaTAATTACTCTCCATAAAATCCATGTTTGTTGTAAAATGTTGTTTAAATGTCCCTGAAAACTTATTCCACTATCCTCTTTACACAAGATGTTCACAGCATTACTCAATAAAATGTTTTGTGGACAAATAACTTGGGATATTCTGGAAGAAATCTAATGAAAACAGGCATTGCCTTTACCATATCAGTGTACTTTGTGGATTTCTAAGGAGTGTATATGCtgagtttctcaaactcatttGACCAGAGAAACTTTGAAAACTGTTGGAAACGCTGGCCAGAGTAAATGTGTCACTCCCGAGTCCTCTATGGGAGGCTCCTGTCCTGTTGGCGGCCTCAACTTGTGACACAGGCACACGTATTCCACTTCTGAGCCCTTGATGATTCTACAGTGATTATTTAAACATGAAAGTAATGGTGATAATTGCATGGAAATCATGCCTCTACAcatacactgggcttccctggtgactcagacagtaaagcgtctacatgcaatgtgggagacatgagtttgacccctcggttgggaagatacaTACACTGTGCTGAGAGTGagaacttcattttcacttttctaagattttattttagcATGTACATTGGAGTCTATAAGTCTTCAAGACTGAAGAGCTGTGTGATCAGAAGTAGTTCTTTCCATATAGTTTTCCTATGAGACCTTTGTTCTTGGTCACTATTGGGCTTGGTATTAATTGTCCTATTAGGAATATAAAGTCTCTAAGGTTCCATTCCAGACTTGCTATCAATTCCCGCTATAGTAACAAACTTTAGTTTATTCTGGCTCCAGAAATAAACACTACCACCTCAGCTTGGTCTTGGATTTAGAGATACATATTTAGAATCTTGTGGTTTGGAAAGCTCATGGATAAGCATCACTTTCCTGGCTTATTTAACTAGTTAGAAGAGTGAAGGACAAAATTTTCAGAGGTGAGGAAATAACGAGAACCACATATTTTCTCTTGCTTATTTACATATTCTGCAAGTTATCTatataaagacaaaataataatttctttctaCAATCACTCATGTCAGTCTTCCTCAAGCCACCCTGGCCAATAATAATTCTCCCAGCTTTCATGTCCATTGTCTATAACGTGTTTTCATTTCTGAACATCATTGTAAACTTACTAGTTTAGAAGGGAGCTCAATTTGAAGTAAGCTGTTTGTACAGATCCTTTAATTTTGAAGAATGTACTTTCAGGATGGgtaaatgcaaaacagaaaacaaagaaagtgtGCTTTCTCTACATTTGGAAGAATTTCCTTCTCACTCTTAGCTTTCGTAAATTATTTCCACTTATACAGTTTGTTAAGATATTGAAGATACGAACTCTTCTGATAAAGTCATACATTTGgattcatacatatatgtatgtttatgttgTGTTTGCATGTATGTGTTTCTCCTCCCCTTAGCCTtggaatcattttattttttcaagggtGGCAGAGAATTGAAGAGACTCTATTCATATTTAAATGTATGCAGTTTAAAATGTGGGATGCAGTAAACTGTGATGCTCATGTATCCTATTTTCCTAGGGACAAGTTGCATGAATGGCATTGGGTTAATGAGTGAGTTAAATATATATGGGCATCATCACTGTATCAGAAGAAATACTTGGAGATTTTatttatctacctatctatcttaAGAAAACCCCTAACGTTTCTGGGAAGTATATTTCAgagctttacatttttaaaaataagtcttctGATATTGCTGCTGATGACATTAAAATTCACTGACTAAATAATGGGGGAGTTGGTACAGCAGTTGAATAGATATaggtttttaaattaacattattATTTGTAGCTATGTTGctttatgtttaaatatatgttttagaCATGTTTTTTGCTAGTTCAGGGGAAGAGCGGTTTAGTAGAATTAGCAAAGTTATTAGTTtattcaaaacatatttatttggctttgactatgttaaaaaaaaagacctgtaTGCTAAGGATAATACAAAAGATATTTACGATAGATATCTTAGCCCATTAAgaggttactttccattttatAACACTTGTTGTGCTTAATGAAAAAGGTCCTTATGCATATTGACACAGTGTTAGGAAGTAATTCAGGATTTCAGAAGACAAGTATATTGTACAGTAAGGATGTGAGTGCATCTTAGATGTTGATATAGAGATGAATGTTAACAGGTAAGTAGAGTTTGTCAAGGGTGAAAGAAGTGGGTTCAAAGACATTCAAAGGATGAGACTTGGAGTTAGCAAGCAGTTTCAGTACATTATAACTTTATGGAAACAGAGAGATTGATTTGGCCAGAACAAGTTCTAAATGATGGGACATAATTctgaaagcagaaagggaaactgAAATTGTACAGAGCCTTAAAGTCAATTTTACATTCTAAGAAATAGAAGTTGTATCTTGATAAATATCCCATTGTTGTATGATTCTGACAATCATGTACAGGAAGGTAATGAAGAATACAAACCAAAAGATATGAGATCATCTAGAATGTGTTGCCATCTAGGATGATATGAATTAAAAAGTCttcttagaaaattaaatgaaataagaatatATTGGTTAAAATGCATGAATGTAATCATCACATTCAAACTTGTATTTGGGTAGTTATGTTATCCAAATGATGAATACAATTGATAGAATACTGCAAAGTGAACAATTTTTTTGTCAGGGAAAGTACTGAAGGTTTCCAATTatagcagaactaaagagcctcttgaggaaaggtaaagaggagagtgaaaaagctggcttaaaactcaacgttcagaaaactaagatgatggcatctggtcacatcacttcatggcaaatagatggggaaacgatggagacagtgacagaccttttttttgggggggagggctccaaaatcactgcaaatggtgactgtagccatgaaattaaaagatgcttgctccttggaagaaaagttatgactaacataggcagcatattacaaagcagaggcattactttaccaaccaaggcccatctagtcaaaggtatggtttttccagtagtcatgtatggatgtgagagttggactataaagaaagctgagtgccacagaatttatgcttttgaactgtggtgttggagaagactcttgagagtcctttggactgcaaggagatccgaccagtccatcctaaggaaatcaaccatgtatattcattggaaggactgatgctgaagctgaaagtccaatattttggccacctgatgtgaagaatcgactcatttgaaaagaccctgacgctgggaaagactgaaggtagaaggagaaggggacaacaaggatgagatggttggatggcatcactgacacaatggacatgagtttgggtaagctctgggagttggtgatggacagggagacttggcatgctgcagtccatgggattgcaaagagtcggacatgactgagtgactgaactgaactgaggtgtgtCCAAGCTGGATAACTTAAGAAGAAGATGTGTGACAAATAATCAAAAGTAGAATTGAATCATGCTTGACATTCTTATccattcagctttttaaaaatcatcaacaGAGATATGTATATCTAGCATTTTCTCTACAAAAATTTTTCAGCTTTCATGCTTCTCTGTAGACGACATGCAAGTTTTCAAGAAATAAACCTGTGACCCATTATTGATACTTCCTTCTCACTTTCCACATCCAGAGTCTCAAGTTTGTCTAGACTAATCTGTAGAGTGTGTCTAAAATACAAATCTTCCCTGCTACCACCAAGCCATCTGTTTCCTGAAGTATTTCAACAGCCTCCTAACCAGTTCCTTTGTTCATTCACTACTTGTCAATCCATCCTGCAATCTGAGGCCAGCTGTTTTTTAAACACAAACAACATGAGCAcaaaagaatggatgcttttcaattgcagtgctgcagaagactcttgagagtcccttggacagcaaggagatcaaacccgtcagtcctaaaggaaatcaacttcaaatagtcactggaaggactgatgctgaagctccaatactttggccacctgatgcaaggagccaactcattggaaaagactctgatgctgggaaacattgaaggcaagaggagaagggggtgtcagaggatgagatagttggatgacatcaccaacttaatggacatgagtttgagcaagctccaggagatagtgatgaacaGAAAAGTCTGGCatcctgcagttcatgaggtcataaagaatcggacatgacttagcaaatgaacaaaaataacatGTCGGTTATTGACTCCCTCCTGACATTCATTACCCCTTGACCTGTTTATAAATCCCTCAAAGGCTAACCTTTAAGTTGCTTTCGATAAATACAAATCTCAAACACTTCTCttgattattttgtttgcttACTATTGCAGTCTAACCATAAGACACTTTGCCCATAATTTTCCTTATTCAGCGATATTTCTCAGATATTTCTCAGCTCCTCAATGCTTTTTCGGTTTAAAGCCTTACCAAGCTACTTCCTCTGCTGAAAATAGTCCTTCCTTATCTTATCCACTAGTTAGCTCTTATTCGCTCTCTACTTCACTTGCCAAAAGAggctgtcatttttaaaatgtactgcaTCTTTATCTCCTTTCCAAAAATggtgatttttgtttcttatcaTCAAATTCTTCAGCAGCGAGTCAGCAGTTACtatgaaatgaaagtgttatgAAGTTAGTGACATATCACCAAGGAATCAAACAGACTTGATATTCTGCTACTATATAATACAAAGTTATACAAAGAAAAATTCATAATATTCCAAaaagttttatgaaataaatgaaatttttgagTAGCATTGGGTCctttaattaatataaaaataaaatatctgattaaaaacaaaatgtttttaatgagGAGCTAAACATTTACTTGCAACTAACAACAATGCTTCACTCTGAAGACTCTATAACACCATTTAATCTAcccattttttattatgaaaaaatattgaGAGAAACTATTTATATAGATGGTATCTAATAACTAATTAAAACTCTATGATGATTAGATTTTTCACCCTTAGCTTGACTTTAAGAATTGCATGTGTTACTATAGAGTatggaaataattatataattttcatcaAAAAATATTCTTATTGCTTTTTTTATTATTGACAACTGATAGAATGTCTACAAAGCTGTTTTTTGATTGGATAACATCTCCTTATTTTCTTTAACTTACAAGCTTACAGGATATTATTGGGGAATAAGACAGTggatttataagaaaaatgaaacactttggagaacagagcaataattaataattaatcatTTCTTATATGGTCCATTTTATGTCATCATATGTTTAATAGTTTTCTGTAAGCTCTTGTACACTTTTAATTTCCTCCTAGAGACAAAcggttctctctctttccccaaaTGGCACACCCCTCTTATCTCACATTCAGGATCGATTTCTCCCAACTGTATTTCTGATCTTAACTGTTTCTCACTATCTGACTTCTATATTTTCACAtgcacctctctccttttcaagaGCAGGGTGATGGCGATGATTAATGAGAGTTTGGCAGGGGATTTCATACTGGTGGGCTTCTCCGATAACCCGCAGCTTGAGAAGATCCTCTTTGCGGTTGTGTTAATCTCCTATCTCCTGACACTGGTTGGCAACACAGCAATCATCTTGATCTCTTATCAGGATCCCATGCTCCACACACCCATGTATTATTTTCTTACCCATCTCTCCTTTGTTGACCTCTGCTTTACCACCAGCATCGCTCCCCAACTGCTATGGAACCTCCGTGGTCCATACAAGACCATCAGTCCTACAGGCTGTGCCATTCAACTCTATGTATCCCTGGCGCTGGGATCCACTGAATGTGTTCTCCTAGCTGTCATGGCGTTTGATCGCTATGCTGCTGTTTGTCGGCCACTCCATTATGCCACAGTTATGCACTCACGACTTTGCCAGTCTCTGGTAGGAATGGCATGGTTGAGTGGAGTGGGCAACACCCTAATTCAGAGCAGCATCACCCTTCGGCTGCCCCGCTGTGGGAACCGCAGGATTTACCACTTCATCTGTGAAGTGCCTGCCATGGTCAAGTTGGCCTGTGTAAACATTCGTGCCAATGAGGTGCAGCTCTTCATGGCTTCCTTGgtgcttctcctcctccctctgacaCTTATCTTGATCTCATATGGATGCATTGCTCAAGCAGTAATGAGGATCAGGTCAGCTCAAGCCTGGCGAAAAGCCCTTGGCACTTGTGGGTCCCACCTCTTGGTAGTAACTCTCTTCTATGGAACCATCACAGCTGTCTATATTCAGCCCAACAGTTCTTATGCCCACAGTCAAGGAAAGTTCATAACCCTTTTGTATACTGTTGTAACTCCCACCCTTAACCCTCTCATTTACACTCTGAGAAACAAAGATGTAAAGGGGGCTTTAAAGAGGCTGGTACAGAAAGATAGAGCACAGCAGAGTGAGAAACTCTGATGAGGTTAAAGTATAGACATGGCCTGACTAAGGTTGAGATGCTGAAGGAAAGATGTACCAGAAGGCATTATCTGGAGACAGCTTCACATAGATGATGCTGCAAAACCAAACCTGCAAGACTTTCTAGAGAATCCATAAACCTAaaattgctttctttcatttccttgcttAAAGTACTAGATGATAAACTGTCTAAACAGACATCTTTGTTATCTGTCAGTCAATAAATTACAAGCATGACTTACTATTTCCAAAATCTCTGTGGCtaattttcttccctctctgccctTTTTTTTAAGGTAAGTCTTGGCTTTGCCTTGTTAAATGAAATCAATCTATTGGTTGGTTCCTTTGTataaatcctggagaaggaaatggcaacccactccagtattcttgcctggagaatcccatggatggaggagcttggtgggctagagtccatatggttgcaaagagtgggaaacgactgagtgccttcactttcactttgtataaaTAAACAGTGTGATATTCACGAGCTAGATGTTTTTAACCTAGTAGTTTTACTActactaaggacttccctggtggctcagatggtaaagcgtctgtctacaatgtgggagacccgggttcgatccctgggttgggaatatcccctggagaaagaaatggcaatccattccagggctattgcctggaaaatcccatggacagaggagcctggtatgctacagcccatggggtcgcagagagtcagacacgactgagcgacttcactttcactttcaagagtagTAGTAACTACCCTTAGCAGCTTATTTCTGGTGGTCTGCTGCAGTATTGCTCATCTTGATCCCACCCTTGGACCAGTAGAAACCAGTAGCTTGAAAATCCACCTTATCTGCACTGACTCTGCAACGCACAATCCCTTGGCCATCCTGTTTAAgtcttctgtttaattttttgtttgtttgtttctcactCTTACAGTCTAATTTGAGTCATTGTCAGGTTAGCTTTTCCTTGATATTTTCATTGTCCATAGAAATTGTGTCCACACTGGTGCCAGGAATGTGgattttgagttttcattttacatttagatgATTAAATGGTTTCTATCAAGTGACAGATTATAGGATCCAGTTCTTGCCATGTGAAAAGTGACAGGGCATTTAAATctaattcatttcatttcatgagtgtgtgtgtgtgtgtgtttgagggtATCAGTATTTCTAGCAGTTGTATTTCCTGATATGGGAGATAGAGGGTTGAGAGGTTTTTAGTCCTTTGTCTCTCTGACATTTGGAGGAATCCTctctgtttgttttgtgtttgccCCAGTATGAGTGTTCCTATATCTTAACAGTTAGAaccttctttcctcctcccaacactcacattttttaaatatatattcgtTGTCGGTTCAGTAACTGGCAATGCCTGCAAAAATGGAATTTGTATATCTTGATATGCCACCCTCTCTTCcgtgtttggttttgttttgttttgtttttttttttttttttttttactttacaatattgtattggttttgccatacatcaacatgaatctgccacgggtgtacatatgttcccaatcctgaacaccccctctcacctccctccccatatcatctctctgggtcaccccagtgcaccagccccaagcatcctgtatcctgcatcgaacctagactggtgattcatttcttatat
It encodes the following:
- the LOC114109568 gene encoding olfactory receptor 2G3-like; translated protein: MAMINESLAGDFILVGFSDNPQLEKILFAVVLISYLLTLVGNTAIILISYQDPMLHTPMYYFLTHLSFVDLCFTTSIAPQLLWNLRGPYKTISPTGCAIQLYVSLALGSTECVLLAVMAFDRYAAVCRPLHYATVMHSRLCQSLVGMAWLSGVGNTLIQSSITLRLPRCGNRRIYHFICEVPAMVKLACVNIRANEVQLFMASLVLLLLPLTLILISYGCIAQAVMRIRSAQAWRKALGTCGSHLLVVTLFYGTITAVYIQPNSSYAHSQGKFITLLYTVVTPTLNPLIYTLRNKDVKGALKRLVQKDRAQQSEKL